A stretch of the Lactuca sativa cultivar Salinas chromosome 9, Lsat_Salinas_v11, whole genome shotgun sequence genome encodes the following:
- the LOC111918039 gene encoding septum site-determining protein minD homolog, chloroplastic — MTSMQLLTEPSSLCSSNFIPFNPLYKNLIKPTTKPYPKLSPIRSVLQYNRKPELAGDTPRVVVITSGKGGVGKTTTTANVGLSLARLGFSVVAIDADVGLRNLDLLLGLENRVNYTVVEVLNGDCRLDQALVRDKRWSNFELLCISKPRSKLPLGFGGKALVWLVDALKDRQEGCPDFILIDCPAGIDAGFITAITPANEAVLVTTPDITALRDADRVTGLLECDGIRDIKMIVNRVRTDLIRGEDMMSVLDVQEMLGLSLLGVIPEDSEVIRSTNRGFPLVLNKPPTLAGLAFEQAAWRLVEQDSMKAVMVEEEPKKRGFFSFFGG; from the coding sequence ATGACATCTATGCAGTTGCTAACAGAACCCTCATCTCTATGCTCTTCCAACTTCATCCCTTTCAATCCCCTATACAAAAACCTAATTAAGCCAACAACAAAACCCTACCCAAAACTATCACCCATTCGATCCGTCCTTCAATACAACCGCAAGCCAGAGCTCGCCGGTGATACGCCAAGAGTCGTCGTCATCACATCTGGCAAAGGTGGAGTCGGGAAAACCACGACCACCGCCAATGTTGGTCTTTCCCTCGCCCGATTGGGCTTCTCCGTCGTCGCTATCGACGCCGACGTCGGCCTCCGCAACCTTGACCTCCTTCTCGGCCTTGAAAACCGCGTCAATTACACCGTTGTAGAAGTTCTCAATGGTGATTGTCGCCTCGACCAAGCTTTAGTTCGCGATAAGCGCTGGTCAAACTTCGAATTACTTTGTATCTCAAAACCTAGGTCAAAATTGCCACTAGGGTTTGGTGGAAAAGCCTTAGTTTGGCTTGTTGACGCATTAAAAGACCGGCAAGAAGGTTGCCCGGACTTTATACTCATAGATTGCCCCGCAGGTATCGATGCTGGGTTCATAACGGCAATTACTCCGGCTAACGAAGCTGTCCTGGTTACAACGCCGGACATTACCGCACTAAGAGATGCCGATAGAGTCACTGGTCTACTGGAATGTGACGGAATTAGGGATATCAAGATGATTGTGAACAGGGTTCGGACTGATTTGATAAGGGGAGAAGACATGATGTcagttcttgatgttcaagagaTGTTGGGATTATCATTGCTCGGAGTGATTCCAGAGGATTCAGAAGTAATTCGGAGTACAAACAGAGGGTTTCCACTCGTTCTAAATAAGCCTCCAACTTTAGCAGGATTGGCATTTGAACAAGCAGCTTGGAGGTTAGTTGAGCAAGATAGCATGAAGGCTGTAATGGTGGAAGAGGAACCCAAAAAGAGGGGATTTTTCTCCTTTTTTGGAGGATAG